The Daucus carota subsp. sativus chromosome 9, DH1 v3.0, whole genome shotgun sequence genome window below encodes:
- the LOC108200861 gene encoding protein MIS12 homolog isoform X2, giving the protein MEGSESEAIFDSLNLNPQLFLNEIFNRLDDLVDGAFHCFHQEASTGLKIEGTDRADELKKGVVYLQNRIHSALDRPLTMWEKYCLRHCFAVPLGFTLPANNESTGEVAMDVDVTDDTELDLQLNSLRKRLVLVGKESAELNRELRMLERQSSLSNQCSRSLDEAVQLCGQYFDLDMFEVIMTNCIEHHSVLAGS; this is encoded by the exons ATGGAAGGCAGTGAAAGCGAAGCCATCTTTGATTCTCTCAACCTCAATCCCCAACTCTTTCTCAACGAGATTTTCAATCGACTCGACGATTTAGTCGATGGCGCCTTCCATTGCTTTCatca GGAGGCTTCAACTGGACTCAAAATTGAGGGCACTGATAGAGCAGATGAGCTGAAGAAG GGTGTAGTTTATTTACAGAACAGGATTCATTCGGCTTTGGATAGGCCGTTAACTATGTGGGAAAAGTATTGTTTGCGCCATTGTTTCGCTGTTCCTCTAGGATTCACGCTGCCCGCAAAT AATGAATCAACTGGTGAAGTAGCTATGGATGTTGATGTCACTGATGACACAGAGCTGGATTTGCAGTTAAACTCCTTGAGGAAAAGGCTTGTTTTG GTTGGAAAAGAATCTGCAGAGCTGAACAGAGAGCTTAGAATGCTGGAAAGGCAGTCGTCGTTGAGCAACCAATGTTCAAGGTCTTTAGATGAAGCAGTACAGTTGTGTGGACAATATTTTGACCTAGACATGTTTGAAG